Proteins found in one Caldisericia bacterium genomic segment:
- a CDS encoding S-layer homology domain-containing protein: MKKIFVILILIFLVLQIKLVKGENIFVVKNTNPSGDGSFLWAIEEANKFGGTIKFDIPKEDKNFNGKGWTIELRSNLPIIERKIIIDGLSQNERAPELEKDKPLIIIDASFLTSDSLFIFKSEFEISGLYLKNFKNKDYIRVETTRGVIKNISIEKGDTGVHLFKSSNIKIFNSTFKNLNYGIYLYYSNYNLIDGVKIENCSFGIRFYFSSSNEIKNSNILNNQTGIRVFYSSTKNKISKSFFIGNEDGIFLRDSFQENNDIFENSFSNNLNGIHLYYGTASRIYTNEFIKNSYGINVEFFSSNNFIFKNIFKENEYGIRCFNSCEKNSINENRFEKNKKGIFFEDKSNKYNSFSKNIFIDNDENIILNGGNEDITPIEISFCKIFGKSLLLWIKSDKNGKIEIFSSDILGKNSYNFLGDKKIEKNEEIFFVLTDENLLGKYILTTFTDTKLNTSEFQKVLVEKRAPFLDLILKRTTQGEKGENVEFLAEIKNKGDEDIDNVIYKIKIPKEFKDIKVLSNPKGSIYKIEDNLILVENIKVGKNSSEFIKFSFLIGENILVNSKYSLQGEIEYNIYGKLRIIEKSDKDGIDDEIPSSFILDEPTELVITGKPQIVIDLPQTLNINSNSTFNLNFLIKNIGNYPDKNVSVKISIPNSLEYLSSNLGQFKREESIFYLNFDSIKENESFNINIEFKVKETIFDKKEKMSLQYISETTNVKKEIDIFIKGEGEPKLSMRVESKDEVYLYSNIIFNIIINNSGTKEAKEKILKIKVPKDFKILGEYYTKENIVEIKIDKIGINEELKINLEFKSISTCDTTTTFEFYLDEMVIKKDILIKCLKIFHNPIISGYPDGTFKPDNPIKRVEVAVILSNTFLLSRYDSLNLPKDVKDGYWGKDYILNVISNGLMSGYKDGTFKPEEPLKRSEAAAIIFKILSLNEDYGNYFIDIPSSYWAKGIIGAVYKSGIISGYQDKTFRGEKKVTRAEFITMILKAVGRGGNFGDINKFVDLNKNHWAYKYILEATIPHILINPQKLKDIKIGPRILPIFIEKENSIIKILKSGDRIKVSIPFLFGDLKEVEIEIEDSGFSIP; encoded by the coding sequence ATGAAGAAAATTTTTGTTATTTTAATTTTAATTTTTTTGGTTTTACAAATAAAATTAGTTAAAGGAGAAAATATTTTTGTTGTAAAAAATACAAATCCATCAGGAGATGGTTCTTTCTTATGGGCAATTGAAGAAGCAAATAAATTTGGTGGAACCATAAAATTTGATATTCCTAAGGAGGATAAAAATTTTAATGGGAAGGGTTGGACAATTGAGTTAAGAAGCAATTTACCAATAATAGAGAGGAAAATTATAATTGACGGATTATCACAAAATGAAAGAGCCCCAGAGTTAGAAAAAGATAAACCACTTATTATAATTGATGCATCCTTTTTAACTTCAGATTCTCTTTTTATTTTTAAGAGCGAATTTGAAATCTCTGGATTATATTTAAAAAATTTTAAAAATAAAGATTACATTAGAGTTGAAACAACAAGAGGTGTTATTAAAAATATTTCAATTGAAAAAGGAGACACAGGAGTTCATCTTTTTAAGTCAAGTAATATAAAAATTTTTAACTCAACATTTAAAAATTTAAATTATGGTATTTACCTTTACTATTCAAATTATAATCTAATTGATGGTGTTAAAATTGAAAATTGTTCTTTTGGCATAAGATTTTATTTTTCATCCTCTAATGAGATTAAAAATTCAAATATATTAAACAATCAAACAGGAATAAGAGTTTTTTATAGTTCAACTAAAAATAAAATTTCTAAAAGTTTTTTTATTGGAAATGAAGACGGGATTTTTTTAAGAGATAGTTTTCAAGAGAATAATGATATTTTTGAAAATTCTTTTTCAAATAATTTAAATGGAATACATCTTTATTATGGAACAGCATCAAGAATTTACACAAATGAATTCATTAAAAATAGTTATGGTATAAATGTTGAATTCTTTTCCTCAAATAATTTTATATTTAAAAATATTTTTAAAGAAAATGAATATGGAATAAGATGTTTTAATTCTTGTGAAAAAAATTCAATAAATGAAAATAGATTTGAAAAAAATAAGAAAGGAATATTCTTTGAAGATAAAAGTAATAAATACAATAGTTTTTCAAAAAATATTTTTATAGATAATGACGAAAATATAATTTTAAATGGAGGAAACGAAGATATAACTCCTATAGAAATTTCTTTTTGTAAAATTTTTGGGAAAAGTCTTCTTCTTTGGATTAAAAGTGATAAAAATGGAAAAATTGAAATTTTTTCTTCAGATATTTTAGGTAAAAATTCTTACAACTTTTTAGGAGATAAAAAAATTGAAAAAAATGAAGAGATCTTTTTTGTTTTAACAGATGAAAATCTCCTTGGAAAGTATATTCTTACAACATTTACTGATACTAAATTAAACACCTCTGAATTTCAAAAAGTTCTTGTTGAAAAAAGGGCTCCTTTTCTAGATCTTATTTTAAAAAGAACAACACAAGGAGAAAAAGGAGAAAATGTGGAGTTTTTGGCAGAGATTAAAAATAAAGGAGATGAAGATATTGATAATGTAATATATAAAATAAAAATTCCTAAGGAGTTTAAAGATATAAAAGTTCTATCAAATCCAAAAGGATCCATTTATAAAATCGAAGACAATTTAATATTAGTTGAAAATATAAAGGTGGGTAAAAATTCAAGTGAGTTTATTAAATTTTCTTTTTTAATAGGAGAAAACATTTTAGTAAATTCAAAATATTCCCTTCAAGGAGAGATTGAGTATAATATTTATGGAAAATTAAGAATAATTGAAAAAAGTGATAAAGATGGAATAGATGATGAAATTCCCTCGAGTTTTATTTTAGATGAGCCTACTGAATTGGTTATTACTGGAAAGCCTCAAATTGTTATAGATTTACCACAAACTCTTAATATAAATTCAAATTCAACATTTAATTTGAACTTTTTAATTAAAAATATTGGTAATTATCCTGATAAAAATGTTTCTGTTAAAATATCAATTCCAAATTCTTTAGAATATCTTTCTTCAAATCTAGGTCAATTTAAAAGAGAAGAAAGTATTTTTTATCTAAATTTTGATTCAATAAAAGAAAATGAGAGTTTTAACATAAATATTGAATTTAAAGTAAAAGAAACTATTTTTGATAAAAAAGAAAAGATGAGCCTTCAATATATAAGTGAGACAACAAATGTTAAGAAGGAGATCGATATTTTTATTAAAGGAGAAGGTGAGCCAAAACTTTCAATGAGAGTTGAAAGTAAAGATGAGGTTTATTTATATTCAAATATAATTTTTAACATAATTATTAATAATAGTGGAACAAAAGAAGCAAAAGAAAAGATTCTTAAAATAAAAGTTCCAAAAGATTTTAAAATTTTAGGAGAATATTATACAAAAGAGAATATTGTTGAGATAAAAATAGATAAAATTGGAATAAATGAGGAATTAAAAATAAATTTAGAATTTAAATCTATATCTACTTGTGATACAACAACCACTTTTGAATTTTACCTTGATGAGATGGTTATAAAGAAGGATATTTTAATAAAATGCCTAAAAATTTTCCATAATCCAATTATTTCAGGATATCCAGATGGCACTTTTAAACCAGATAATCCTATAAAAAGAGTAGAAGTTGCTGTAATTTTATCAAATACATTTCTACTAAGTAGATATGATTCATTAAATTTACCAAAAGATGTAAAAGATGGGTACTGGGGTAAAGATTATATTTTAAATGTTATATCAAATGGTTTAATGAGTGGATATAAGGATGGAACATTTAAACCTGAGGAGCCACTTAAAAGATCTGAAGCAGCTGCAATTATTTTTAAAATTCTTTCTTTAAACGAAGATTATGGTAATTATTTCATTGACATACCTTCTTCTTACTGGGCAAAGGGAATTATTGGTGCAGTTTATAAAAGTGGAATAATTTCTGGTTATCAAGATAAAACTTTTAGAGGTGAAAAGAAAGTTACAAGGGCAGAATTTATAACAATGATTCTTAAAGCAGTTGGAAGAGGTGGTAATTTTGGGGATATTAATAAATTTGTGGATTTGAATAAAAATCATTGGGCTTACAAATATATTCTTGAAGCAACAATCCCTCATATTTTAATCAATCCTCAGAAGTTAAAAGATATAAAAATAGGACCAAGGATTTTGCCCATTTTTATTGAAAAGGAAAATTCTATTATAAAAATTTTAAAAAGTGGGGATAGGATAAAAGTTTCAATTCCCTTTTTGTTTGGAGATTTAAAAGAAGTTGAAATTGAAATTGAAGATTCAGGTTTTAGTATTCCCTAA
- a CDS encoding cold shock domain-containing protein, with translation MKGKVKWFDSSKGYGFITRDDGGEDVFVHYTAIEGSGFKTLKEGDAVEFEVQEGKKGPQAKNVRKLS, from the coding sequence ATTAAAGGTAAAGTAAAGTGGTTTGACTCTTCAAAGGGTTATGGGTTTATTACAAGAGATGATGGTGGTGAAGATGTCTTTGTACATTACACCGCTATTGAGGGTTCAGGTTTCAAAACATTAAAAGAGGGCGATGCAGTTGAATTTGAAGTACAAGAAGGAAAAAAGGGACCACAGGCAAAGAATGTTAGGAAACTTTCTTAA
- a CDS encoding DUF5698 domain-containing protein → MNFEVIKIAIIIFLIRVVGITISSFRTILMIKGEKFLTFITSFLETILYVIGLNLVLEHLDNFLNLSVYSLGFAVGNYIGMLIDEHLGIGYETFIVIPTKCDGEIIKLLRDEGYIVTNVKGEGLKGEKDILYVTLKRKDIKKFERLIKEIDKDAFYFTLETKRARKFTYLTKH, encoded by the coding sequence ATGAATTTTGAAGTAATAAAGATTGCTATTATAATTTTTTTAATTAGAGTTGTTGGAATAACAATTTCAAGTTTTAGAACAATTTTAATGATTAAAGGAGAAAAGTTTCTAACATTTATTACATCATTTCTTGAAACTATTCTTTATGTTATTGGTTTAAACCTTGTTCTTGAACATCTTGATAACTTTTTAAATCTTTCTGTTTATTCTCTTGGGTTTGCAGTTGGTAATTACATTGGAATGCTTATTGATGAACACCTCGGAATTGGTTATGAGACATTTATTGTTATTCCAACAAAATGTGATGGAGAAATAATAAAACTTTTAAGAGACGAAGGTTATATTGTAACAAATGTTAAAGGAGAAGGTTTAAAGGGTGAGAAAGATATACTTTATGTTACTTTAAAAAGAAAAGACATCAAAAAATTTGAAAGATTAATAAAAGAAATTGATAAAGATGCATTCTATTTTACACTCGAAACTAAAAGAGCGAGAAAATTTACATACTTGACAAAACATTAA
- a CDS encoding adenosine-specific kinase, which yields MEIKTVKINNPENLNVIIGQSHFIKTVEDLYEALITSSTSIKFGIAFNESSGPRLIRFAGNDESLIELAKENAMNIGAGHIFVIFLKDAYPINVLNRIKMVQEVVRIFVASANPIEVIIAETEQGRGVLGVIDGETPLGFEGEEDKIKRKEFLRKIGYKL from the coding sequence ATGGAAATTAAAACAGTAAAAATTAATAATCCAGAAAATTTAAATGTAATAATTGGTCAATCGCACTTTATTAAAACAGTAGAAGATCTCTATGAAGCATTAATTACGAGTTCTACATCAATTAAATTTGGAATTGCTTTTAATGAATCATCCGGCCCAAGACTTATTAGATTTGCTGGAAATGATGAATCATTAATTGAACTTGCAAAAGAGAATGCAATGAATATTGGTGCAGGCCATATATTTGTTATATTTCTTAAAGATGCTTATCCAATAAATGTCTTAAATAGAATAAAAATGGTTCAAGAAGTTGTAAGAATTTTTGTTGCAAGTGCGAATCCAATCGAAGTGATTATTGCTGAAACAGAGCAAGGAAGAGGAGTTTTGGGCGTAATTGATGGTGAAACGCCTTTAGGATTTGAAGGCGAAGAAGATAAAATAAAAAGAAAGGAATTTTTGAGAAAAATAGGATATAAATTATGA
- a CDS encoding MTH938/NDUFAF3 family protein has protein sequence MKIESYEFGRIIIDGKEYTRDLIILGDKIISNWWREEGHFLQIVDALYVFEFKPEVLIIGTGANGLMKVSDDLIKKLQEEKIDYYILKTKDAVKKFNEIENKKKAALFHLTC, from the coding sequence ATGAAAATTGAGAGTTATGAATTTGGAAGAATTATAATAGACGGAAAAGAGTACACAAGAGATCTTATTATATTAGGAGATAAAATAATTTCAAATTGGTGGAGAGAGGAGGGTCATTTTCTTCAAATAGTTGATGCCTTATATGTTTTCGAATTTAAACCTGAGGTTTTAATAATTGGTACTGGTGCTAATGGATTAATGAAAGTCAGTGATGATTTAATTAAAAAACTTCAAGAAGAAAAAATTGATTACTATATTTTAAAAACAAAAGATGCAGTAAAAAAGTTTAATGAAATTGAAAACAAAAAGAAAGCTGCTCTCTTTCATTTAACCTGTTAA
- a CDS encoding CTP synthase encodes MAKYIFLTGGVMSSLGKGIIASSLGLITKSMGYKVSMLKFDPYLNVDAGSMNPYQHGEVFVTKDGGEVDLDIGHYERFLNQNFSRYNNITSGYLYKTIIEKERRGDFLGQTIQVIPHLTQEIINFIKDVQRKDDAEIIIIEIGGTVGDIESLPFIEASSELKMEEKDVFFIHVTYVPYLETTEELKTKPTQHSVKELRSLGVYPDILFLRSKKDIGKSEREKLSRYLGLSIEKIIPVKDLESHYFVPEVLLNSNIKNILESLFNEKRCLEISDWLNFTSKINKGNKTKKVGILGKYVELKDAYLSLKEALIHSSVELGINVEISWISSEDKENLYKNLKNVDGIIIPGGFGKRGIEGMIEGAFFARENKKPLLGICLGLQIILIEFFRNVVGYKEANSTEFDKDTPYPVIDLLSSQREVKTLGGTMRLGESEIVIKENTKAYSIYKQGFIKERHRHRYTFNLDFINELTHGGFIISGRSKDGEVEIVELKDHPFYIGVQYHPEFSSKPLSPNNLFTEFLKSL; translated from the coding sequence ATGGCAAAATATATTTTTCTCACAGGAGGAGTAATGTCCTCCTTGGGTAAAGGAATAATTGCTTCATCTCTTGGACTTATTACAAAGAGTATGGGTTATAAAGTCTCTATGTTAAAGTTTGATCCCTATTTGAATGTTGATGCAGGATCAATGAATCCCTACCAACATGGCGAAGTTTTTGTTACAAAAGATGGAGGAGAGGTGGATCTTGATATTGGTCATTATGAGCGATTTTTAAATCAAAATTTTTCAAGATATAACAATATAACAAGTGGATATCTCTATAAAACAATTATTGAAAAAGAGAGGAGAGGAGATTTTTTAGGTCAAACAATACAAGTTATACCCCATTTAACGCAAGAGATAATTAATTTTATAAAAGATGTTCAAAGAAAAGACGATGCCGAAATTATCATTATTGAAATTGGTGGTACAGTTGGTGATATTGAATCTCTTCCATTTATTGAAGCATCATCAGAATTAAAAATGGAAGAAAAAGATGTATTTTTTATCCATGTAACTTATGTTCCATATCTTGAAACAACAGAAGAACTCAAAACAAAACCAACACAACACTCTGTTAAAGAGTTAAGAAGTTTAGGAGTTTACCCTGATATTTTGTTTTTAAGAAGTAAAAAAGATATTGGAAAAAGTGAGAGAGAAAAGTTATCCCGCTATCTTGGATTATCAATTGAAAAAATAATACCAGTTAAAGATCTTGAATCGCACTATTTTGTGCCTGAAGTTCTTTTAAATTCAAACATTAAAAATATTTTAGAAAGCCTTTTTAATGAAAAAAGGTGTTTAGAAATTTCAGATTGGTTAAATTTTACATCTAAAATTAATAAAGGTAATAAAACTAAAAAAGTTGGAATTTTAGGAAAATATGTTGAATTAAAGGATGCATACCTTTCTTTAAAAGAAGCACTTATTCATTCTAGTGTTGAACTCGGAATAAATGTTGAAATTAGTTGGATATCTTCAGAAGATAAAGAAAATTTATATAAAAATCTTAAAAATGTTGATGGAATTATAATACCAGGAGGTTTTGGAAAAAGAGGAATTGAAGGAATGATTGAAGGGGCTTTCTTTGCGAGAGAGAACAAAAAACCACTTCTTGGAATTTGCCTTGGTCTTCAAATAATTTTAATTGAGTTTTTTAGAAATGTGGTTGGTTATAAAGAAGCAAATTCAACTGAATTTGATAAAGACACTCCCTATCCAGTAATAGATCTTCTCTCTTCACAAAGAGAAGTGAAAACTCTTGGAGGAACAATGAGATTAGGAGAAAGTGAAATAGTAATTAAAGAGAATACAAAGGCATATTCAATTTATAAACAAGGATTTATAAAAGAGAGACATAGACATAGATACACCTTTAATCTTGATTTTATAAATGAATTGACACATGGAGGATTTATAATTTCTGGAAGAAGTAAAGATGGAGAAGTTGAGATTGTTGAACTTAAAGATCATCCATTTTATATTGGTGTACAATATCATCCAGAATTTTCATCAAAACCACTTTCACCAAACAATTTATTTACTGAATTTTTGAAGAGTCTTTAA
- a CDS encoding RluA family pseudouridine synthase produces the protein MEKRVIKFISNEKGERLDTFIKKNLIEYSREYIKNLIKEGNVLVNGEVKKPSYKVKEKDFIEVIIPEPKELQLKPEELNIEILYEDYDIAIVNKPQGMLTHPTGKRKNGTLVNALLYHLKHLSQIGGVLRPGIVHRLDKDTSGLLVVAKNDFAHQVLSKDLKERKIKRIYYALVKGEVVDDEGKISIPLIKNFKSKKFVKPSSLGKEAETSFKVLERYKGYTLLEVSLKTGRTHQIRVHLSYVGYPIVGDKIYGVPVKELSGQLLHAKKLILNHPRTGERLEFESPLPEHFENFLKTLQKFSK, from the coding sequence ATGGAAAAAAGAGTTATAAAATTTATTTCAAATGAAAAGGGTGAAAGATTAGATACATTTATTAAGAAAAATTTAATAGAGTATAGTAGAGAATATATTAAAAATTTAATAAAAGAAGGGAATGTACTTGTTAATGGAGAAGTAAAAAAACCATCTTATAAGGTAAAAGAGAAAGATTTCATTGAAGTTATAATTCCAGAGCCAAAAGAACTTCAACTAAAACCAGAAGAACTCAATATTGAAATTTTATATGAAGATTATGATATCGCAATTGTAAATAAACCTCAAGGAATGCTAACTCATCCAACAGGTAAGAGAAAAAATGGAACTCTTGTAAATGCACTTCTTTATCATCTTAAACATCTTTCACAAATTGGAGGAGTTTTAAGGCCTGGTATTGTTCATAGATTAGATAAAGATACCTCAGGTCTTCTTGTTGTTGCAAAAAATGATTTTGCCCATCAAGTTTTATCTAAAGATCTAAAAGAGAGAAAAATTAAAAGAATATATTATGCTTTAGTTAAAGGTGAAGTTGTAGATGATGAAGGGAAAATTTCAATACCTCTAATAAAAAATTTTAAATCAAAAAAATTTGTTAAACCATCTTCTCTTGGAAAGGAAGCAGAAACAAGTTTTAAGGTTTTAGAAAGATATAAAGGTTATACATTACTTGAGGTTTCTTTAAAAACTGGAAGAACACATCAAATTAGAGTTCATTTAAGTTATGTAGGATATCCTATTGTTGGAGATAAGATTTATGGTGTTCCAGTTAAAGAATTATCTGGACAACTTCTTCATGCAAAAAAATTAATTTTAAACCATCCTAGGACTGGTGAAAGATTAGAATTTGAATCACCCCTTCCAGAACATTTTGAAAACTTTTTAAAGACTCTTCAAAAATTCAGTAAATAA
- the lspA gene encoding signal peptidase II produces the protein MKFIIFIIFSCIFVFLDRLSKIFVIKNIKYGESIKILGDFLKFERVDNRGGIFGIFPDGKIFFIVFSILALFLIFIFLFKYKFNSCFLIFLISLIFSGIVGNLIDRILYGFVVDFISVKNFPVFNLSDTYITVGVVLIVVYLWKKEL, from the coding sequence ATGAAGTTTATAATTTTTATAATTTTTTCTTGTATTTTTGTATTTTTAGATAGATTATCAAAAATTTTTGTTATTAAAAATATTAAATATGGGGAAAGTATAAAAATTTTAGGTGATTTTTTAAAATTTGAGAGAGTTGACAATAGGGGTGGAATTTTTGGAATTTTTCCTGATGGTAAAATTTTTTTTATAGTTTTTTCTATTTTAGCTCTTTTTTTAATTTTTATATTTTTATTTAAATATAAATTTAATTCTTGTTTTTTAATTTTTCTTATTTCTTTAATTTTTTCAGGAATAGTTGGAAATTTAATCGACAGAATTCTTTATGGATTTGTAGTTGATTTTATTAGCGTAAAAAACTTTCCTGTGTTTAATCTTTCAGATACATATATAACTGTTGGAGTTGTTTTAATTGTAGTTTATTTATGGAAAAAAGAGTTATAA
- a CDS encoding DUF167 domain-containing protein, giving the protein MKIKVKVSPNSKINKITSYKESTLFIKISKPPIDNKANSELIKFLEETFKIKGVKIVYGERGRDKLVEIPIDEKTLFEKIKEILN; this is encoded by the coding sequence ATGAAAATTAAAGTAAAGGTATCTCCAAATTCTAAAATTAACAAAATTACCTCATACAAAGAGAGCACTTTATTTATAAAAATATCTAAACCACCAATTGACAATAAAGCAAATTCAGAACTTATAAAATTTCTTGAAGAAACATTTAAAATTAAGGGTGTAAAAATTGTTTATGGAGAAAGGGGGAGGGACAAATTAGTAGAAATTCCAATTGATGAAAAGACACTTTTTGAAAAAATAAAAGAAATTTTAAATTAA
- a CDS encoding ABC transporter ATP-binding protein: MAEPLVSVKNLKKYFPIHGGILGGVIAYVKAVDDISFDIYEGETLGLVGESGSGKTTVGKTILMLYPPTSGEIRFQGQVINKLKGEELRRMRRNMQIIFQDPYGSLNPRMPISEIIGEPLVVHGLVKNKKEMIDRVVEVMQMVGLRPEYINRYPHEFSGGQRQRIGIARAIILNPKFVVCDEPVSALDVSIQSQVINLLNELQEKLKLTYLFVAHDMAVIRHMCDRIVVMYLGKIMEIAPNDELFDNPLHPYTQALLSAVPIPDPEIKKERAVLQGDIPSPINPPKGCVFHTRCPVAMPVCKEVVPEQREIKPGHFVSCHAVK, from the coding sequence ATGGCTGAACCTTTAGTTAGTGTAAAAAACTTAAAAAAGTATTTCCCCATTCATGGTGGAATACTTGGTGGAGTTATTGCATATGTAAAAGCAGTTGATGATATATCTTTTGATATATATGAAGGAGAAACCCTTGGACTTGTTGGAGAGTCAGGCTCTGGAAAAACAACAGTTGGAAAAACAATTCTAATGCTTTATCCACCTACGTCTGGAGAAATAAGATTTCAAGGGCAAGTAATAAATAAACTTAAGGGCGAAGAGTTAAGAAGAATGAGAAGAAATATGCAGATTATTTTTCAAGACCCATATGGTTCTCTTAATCCAAGAATGCCAATTTCAGAAATAATTGGTGAACCTCTTGTAGTGCATGGATTAGTAAAAAATAAAAAAGAAATGATTGATAGAGTTGTTGAAGTAATGCAAATGGTTGGCTTAAGGCCAGAATATATAAATAGATATCCTCATGAATTTTCTGGTGGTCAGAGACAAAGAATTGGTATTGCAAGAGCAATAATTTTAAATCCAAAATTCGTTGTTTGTGATGAGCCTGTGAGTGCTCTTGACGTTTCAATTCAATCTCAAGTCATAAATCTTTTAAATGAATTACAAGAAAAGTTGAAATTAACGTATCTTTTTGTTGCGCATGATATGGCTGTTATAAGGCACATGTGTGATAGAATTGTTGTTATGTATCTTGGAAAAATTATGGAGATTGCACCAAATGATGAACTTTTTGATAATCCACTTCATCCTTACACTCAAGCACTCCTTTCAGCAGTTCCAATTCCAGATCCAGAAATTAAAAAAGAAAGAGCTGTTCTTCAAGGAGATATTCCTTCTCCAATTAATCCTCCAAAAGGATGTGTATTTCATACAAGATGTCCAGTAGCAATGCCAGTTTGTAAAGAAGTTGTGCCTGAACAAAGAGAAATTAAACCAGGACACTTTGTGTCGTGTCATGCTGTGAAATAG
- a CDS encoding ABC transporter ATP-binding protein, giving the protein MKNEVLLETKNLKTYFYTDEGIVRAVDGVDIKINVGETLGLVGESGCGKSVTSLSIMRLVPWPPGKIVSGEIIFKGEDLLKKSEEEMRRIRGSQISMIFQEPMTSLNPVFTVGYQISEAILIHQDVTEEEAKKKAIEMLNLVGIPDPDKRYNEYPHQLSGGMRQRVMIAMALSCNPDLLISDEATTALDVTIQAQILELMKDLKRKIGMAILMITHNLAIIAEMADNVAVMYSGKIVEYSDVKTIFKSPQHPYTYGLLNSIPLVTKRRKKGERLPIIEGVVPNPYHLPKGCYFHPRCPYATKICREEEPHLEEIAPNHFVKCWNYLKPNMGV; this is encoded by the coding sequence ATGAAGAATGAAGTTTTACTTGAAACAAAAAATTTGAAAACTTACTTTTATACTGATGAGGGAATTGTTAGGGCAGTTGATGGAGTTGATATTAAAATAAATGTTGGAGAGACTCTTGGTTTAGTTGGTGAATCAGGTTGTGGAAAATCTGTAACTTCCCTTTCAATTATGCGTCTTGTCCCTTGGCCCCCAGGGAAAATTGTTAGTGGAGAGATAATTTTCAAAGGTGAGGATCTACTTAAAAAATCAGAAGAAGAGATGAGAAGAATTAGAGGAAGCCAAATCTCAATGATTTTCCAAGAACCCATGACATCTTTAAATCCTGTATTTACTGTTGGTTATCAGATAAGTGAAGCAATTCTAATTCACCAAGATGTAACAGAAGAAGAGGCAAAAAAGAAAGCAATTGAGATGTTAAATTTAGTTGGAATACCAGATCCAGATAAAAGATACAATGAATATCCTCATCAACTCTCAGGTGGTATGAGGCAAAGAGTAATGATTGCTATGGCACTATCTTGCAATCCTGATCTACTTATTTCAGATGAAGCAACTACAGCTCTTGATGTTACAATCCAGGCTCAAATTCTTGAACTTATGAAAGATCTTAAAAGAAAAATTGGAATGGCAATTCTTATGATTACACATAACCTTGCAATAATTGCTGAAATGGCAGATAATGTAGCAGTTATGTACTCTGGAAAAATTGTTGAATATTCTGATGTTAAAACTATTTTTAAATCTCCTCAACATCCTTATACATATGGTCTTTTAAATTCAATTCCACTTGTAACTAAAAGAAGAAAAAAAGGCGAAAGATTACCTATTATTGAAGGCGTTGTTCCAAATCCATATCATTTACCAAAAGGATGTTATTTCCACCCAAGATGTCCATATGCAACAAAAATTTGTAGAGAAGAGGAACCTCATCTTGAAGAAATTGCTCCAAATCACTTTGTTAAATGCTGGAACTATTTAAAACCAAACATGGGGGTATAA